A window from Micromonospora profundi encodes these proteins:
- a CDS encoding transglutaminase family protein — MIASRNIGAVAAAATLLAAAPLSAIFQSWTWLIQSAIAVAVVAGVAALTRLVRAPLWGQVLGMLAALTLALTWLFPSGGELFAVLPTPTTFGHFADLLGGSMQDMRSYGVEVPDTDPLLFITVLGVGGVAVLVDVLAVGMRRPALAGLPMLAIYSVPVAVYVDSVPALPFVIGAAGYLWLLVSDNVDRVRRFGRRFTGDGRDVDVWEASPLASAGRRLAVVGVVVAVALPLAVPGMTGGLLDSLGGSGNGSGNGRAGSGGSTGRIDLFASLAGQLNQSEVADLVKVTTSEPNPFYLRYAVADELRPTGFQARNPSGRPANRDLPDPTERAGRGVQQTSYRATVEVTKSLNMSLMPVYAEPVRTEDLNSNWLYDPNQQVVFSNRENSRGRKYSFDYIRSTYTPAALRAAQPLAADHPVRRQLTATPGPVPEVEELVKGLIQGKRTDYDRVLSIYQHFSSDNGFSYRLSTESGSSGQDIVDFLTNKVGYCQQYAAAMAWLVRSAGIPARVAFGFTNGSKRDGETYTLTNLNLHAWTEVYFGGIGWVPFDATPAYGVPGSTRSAWAPDTDAPEPSAPQSGATDTPTDADPSAGPAGPDNADRDTDSGLSLAGEEPAEQAPVWPWWAAGLLALMALLAVPALRRMALRRRRGARAGAAVTATTSGEVQPADGAPVVVVGPDANRARADAHAAWAELLDTMVDFKVLVDRTETPRATADRLIRDTLTDDSAAVGAARLLGRAEERARYARDPLTGEPLLPALRAVRGALATRADRRTRLLAAVLPPSVLLRWRVGMADTSGRLVALTGRARYRLLRWSPRRILADRAAR, encoded by the coding sequence ATGATCGCCAGTCGGAACATCGGTGCGGTGGCGGCCGCTGCCACGCTGCTCGCCGCCGCGCCGCTGTCGGCCATCTTCCAGAGCTGGACGTGGCTGATCCAGTCGGCCATCGCGGTCGCCGTGGTGGCCGGGGTCGCCGCCCTGACCCGGCTGGTCCGGGCACCTCTCTGGGGTCAGGTGCTCGGCATGCTGGCCGCGCTGACGCTCGCGCTGACCTGGCTGTTCCCCAGCGGTGGCGAACTGTTCGCCGTCCTGCCCACGCCGACCACGTTCGGGCACTTCGCCGACCTGCTCGGCGGCTCCATGCAGGACATGCGCTCGTACGGCGTCGAAGTTCCGGACACGGACCCGCTGCTGTTCATCACAGTGCTCGGTGTCGGCGGGGTGGCCGTGCTGGTGGACGTGCTGGCCGTGGGTATGCGCCGGCCGGCGCTGGCAGGGCTGCCGATGCTCGCCATCTACTCGGTGCCGGTCGCCGTCTACGTGGACAGCGTCCCCGCGCTGCCGTTCGTGATCGGCGCCGCCGGATACCTGTGGCTGCTGGTCAGCGACAACGTCGACCGGGTCCGGCGGTTCGGCCGCCGGTTCACCGGCGACGGCCGCGACGTCGACGTGTGGGAGGCGTCGCCGCTGGCCTCTGCCGGCCGCCGGCTCGCCGTGGTCGGGGTGGTGGTGGCGGTGGCGCTGCCACTTGCGGTGCCCGGCATGACCGGCGGGCTGCTCGACAGCCTCGGTGGCTCGGGCAACGGCTCGGGCAACGGCCGCGCGGGATCGGGAGGGTCGACGGGTCGGATCGACCTGTTCGCCTCGCTCGCCGGTCAGCTCAACCAGTCCGAGGTGGCAGACCTGGTCAAGGTGACCACCTCCGAGCCCAACCCGTTCTACCTGCGCTACGCGGTAGCCGACGAGCTGCGCCCCACTGGTTTCCAGGCTCGTAATCCGAGTGGCCGGCCGGCCAACCGGGACCTGCCGGATCCGACCGAGCGGGCCGGCCGAGGGGTGCAGCAGACCAGCTACCGGGCGACCGTCGAGGTCACCAAGAGCCTCAACATGTCGCTCATGCCGGTGTACGCCGAGCCGGTACGCACCGAGGACCTCAACAGCAACTGGCTCTACGACCCCAACCAGCAGGTCGTCTTCTCCAACCGGGAAAACTCCCGGGGCCGCAAGTACTCCTTCGACTACATCCGTTCGACGTACACGCCTGCCGCGCTGCGGGCGGCCCAGCCGTTGGCGGCCGACCACCCGGTACGCCGCCAGCTCACCGCCACCCCCGGGCCGGTGCCCGAGGTGGAGGAGCTGGTCAAGGGGCTGATCCAGGGCAAGCGCACCGACTACGACCGGGTGCTGTCGATCTACCAGCACTTCTCGTCGGACAACGGGTTCAGCTACCGGCTCAGCACCGAGAGCGGCAGCAGCGGCCAGGACATCGTCGACTTCCTGACCAACAAGGTCGGTTACTGCCAGCAGTACGCGGCGGCCATGGCCTGGCTGGTCCGCTCGGCGGGAATCCCGGCACGGGTGGCGTTCGGGTTCACCAATGGCAGCAAGCGCGACGGCGAAACGTACACGCTGACCAACCTCAACCTGCACGCCTGGACCGAGGTCTACTTCGGCGGGATCGGCTGGGTGCCGTTCGACGCCACTCCGGCGTACGGCGTACCGGGCTCGACCCGTTCGGCCTGGGCTCCGGACACGGACGCGCCGGAGCCGTCCGCGCCGCAGAGCGGTGCCACTGACACCCCGACCGACGCTGACCCGTCCGCCGGCCCGGCCGGCCCGGACAACGCCGACCGGGACACCGACTCCGGGCTCTCCCTCGCCGGTGAGGAGCCGGCCGAGCAGGCACCGGTGTGGCCGTGGTGGGCTGCCGGTCTGCTGGCCCTGATGGCGCTGCTGGCGGTGCCGGCTCTGCGCCGGATGGCGTTGCGCCGGCGGCGGGGTGCCCGGGCCGGCGCAGCGGTGACCGCCACCACCAGCGGCGAGGTCCAGCCGGCCGACGGGGCACCTGTGGTGGTGGTCGGCCCGGATGCCAACCGTGCCCGCGCGGACGCGCACGCCGCCTGGGCGGAACTGCTCGACACGATGGTCGACTTCAAGGTCCTTGTCGACCGCACCGAGACACCTCGGGCAACAGCGGACCGGCTGATCCGGGACACTCTCACCGACGACTCGGCGGCGGTCGGGGCGGCACGGCTGCTCGGCCGGGCGGAGGAGCGGGCCCGGTACGCGCGGGACCCGCTGACCGGTGAGCCGTTGCTGCCGGCGCTGCGCGCGGTGCGCGGTGCGCTTGCCACCCGGGCGGAC
- a CDS encoding DUF58 domain-containing protein — translation MRAGLRGLTTRGRSFLAAAAAAAISAFILGEKDLLRVAVLLAILPLLAAAYVGRSRYKLACNRSLDPHRVPVGANSRVVLRLQNLSRLPTGTLLLEDRLPYALGSRPRVVLERLGAHQASSVAYTVRADVRGRYDVGPLVVRMTDPFGLCELTRAFPSTDHLTVIPQVTPLPSVRLPGEYAGSGDSRARSVAVHGEDDAATREYRRGDDLRRVHWKSTARTGELMVRREEQPWESRATVVLDTRAYGHRGDGPTASFEWAVSAAASIAVHLRQSGYKLRLVTGSGVDVDASEGGGDGVLLDHLAEVRLDQRAELAGLVQRVRQRADGGLIIGLFGAVSVAEAELLAGLRGNGATCVGFLLNSSGWLSLPEKARAEAEHAHGAAVLAMVQSGWRVVGVDHGGRLPALWPQAGRGSQGFALRAALAETVAGGVR, via the coding sequence GTGCGTGCCGGGCTGCGCGGTCTGACCACCCGCGGGCGCTCGTTCCTGGCCGCCGCGGCGGCGGCGGCCATCTCGGCCTTCATCCTGGGCGAGAAGGACCTGCTCCGGGTGGCCGTACTGCTGGCCATCCTTCCGCTGCTTGCCGCCGCCTACGTGGGGCGCAGCCGCTACAAGTTGGCCTGCAACCGGTCGCTGGACCCGCACCGGGTTCCGGTCGGGGCGAACTCGCGGGTGGTGCTGCGCCTGCAGAACCTGTCCCGTCTGCCCACCGGCACGCTGCTGCTGGAGGACCGGCTGCCCTACGCGCTGGGCAGCCGGCCACGGGTCGTGCTGGAGCGGCTCGGCGCCCACCAGGCCAGCTCCGTCGCGTACACGGTGCGCGCCGACGTGCGTGGCCGCTACGACGTGGGCCCGCTTGTGGTCCGGATGACCGACCCGTTCGGTCTGTGCGAGCTGACCCGGGCCTTCCCCAGCACCGACCACCTGACGGTCATCCCGCAGGTCACTCCCCTGCCGTCGGTCCGGCTCCCCGGGGAGTACGCGGGCAGCGGCGACAGCCGGGCCCGGTCGGTGGCGGTGCACGGCGAGGACGACGCGGCGACCCGGGAGTACCGGCGCGGCGACGACCTGCGCCGGGTGCACTGGAAGTCGACAGCGCGCACCGGTGAGCTGATGGTGCGCCGCGAGGAGCAGCCGTGGGAGAGCCGGGCCACTGTCGTCCTGGACACCCGCGCGTACGGCCACCGGGGTGACGGGCCGACGGCGAGTTTCGAGTGGGCGGTCTCCGCGGCCGCGAGCATCGCCGTGCACCTGCGCCAGTCCGGCTACAAGCTGCGCCTGGTCACCGGCTCGGGGGTGGACGTGGACGCCTCGGAGGGCGGCGGCGACGGTGTGCTGCTCGATCATCTCGCGGAGGTCCGGCTGGACCAGCGGGCCGAGCTGGCGGGCCTCGTGCAGCGGGTACGGCAGCGTGCCGACGGCGGTCTGATCATCGGGCTGTTCGGCGCGGTGAGCGTGGCCGAGGCCGAGTTGCTGGCCGGGCTGCGCGGCAACGGCGCGACGTGCGTCGGGTTCCTGTTGAACAGCTCCGGGTGGCTCAGCCTGCCGGAGAAGGCCCGCGCCGAGGCGGAGCACGCGCACGGCGCCGCCGTGCTCGCCATGGTGCAGAGCGGTTGGCGGGTGGTCGGCGTCGACCACGGTGGCCGGCTGCCGGCGCTCTGGCCGCAGGCGGGCCGGGGTTCCCAGGGCTTCGCTCTGCGCGCCGCGCTGGCCGAGACGGTCGCCGGCGGCGTGCGATGA
- a CDS encoding AAA family ATPase: protein MTQQTWDEVGGLLPHDEFRAASEAIVANIEQVIEGKTATVRLALAVLLAEGHLLIEDVPGVGKTKLAKALARSIDCTVRRIQFTPDLLPSDVTGVSVYNQETHDFEFRPGAVFANLVVGDEINRASPKTQSALLECMEERQVTVDGVTYQLQTPFMVIATQNPIEMEGTYPLPEAQRDRFTARIAMGYPDVSAELAMLDGHGATDPLHELRPVSDANIVRQLISTVRQVHVADAVKQYAIDLVTATREAPDLRLGASPRATLQLLRTARAVAALEGRDYVLPDDLQALAVPVLAHRIIPTADAQLARRTTDAIVSELVHRLPLPHDRQRNPYDTRPATGNGRAPYEPRRP, encoded by the coding sequence GTGACACAACAGACCTGGGACGAGGTTGGCGGCCTACTGCCGCACGACGAGTTCCGCGCCGCCAGCGAGGCCATTGTGGCCAACATCGAGCAGGTCATCGAGGGCAAGACCGCCACCGTGCGGCTTGCCCTTGCCGTCCTCCTCGCCGAAGGACACCTCCTCATCGAAGACGTTCCCGGCGTCGGCAAGACCAAGCTGGCCAAGGCCCTCGCTCGGTCCATCGACTGCACGGTGCGGCGCATCCAGTTCACCCCCGACCTTCTGCCCAGCGATGTCACCGGCGTCAGCGTCTACAACCAGGAGACGCACGACTTCGAGTTCCGTCCGGGTGCCGTCTTCGCCAACCTCGTCGTTGGCGACGAGATCAACCGGGCGTCGCCGAAGACCCAGTCGGCGTTGCTCGAGTGCATGGAGGAACGCCAGGTCACCGTCGACGGCGTGACCTACCAGCTGCAGACCCCGTTCATGGTCATCGCCACCCAGAACCCGATCGAGATGGAGGGGACGTACCCGCTGCCCGAGGCGCAGCGGGACCGGTTCACCGCCCGGATCGCGATGGGCTACCCGGACGTCAGCGCCGAGCTGGCCATGCTCGACGGGCACGGTGCCACCGACCCGCTGCACGAATTGCGCCCGGTCTCCGACGCCAACATCGTCCGGCAGCTCATCTCCACCGTCCGGCAGGTGCACGTCGCGGACGCGGTCAAGCAGTACGCGATCGACCTGGTGACCGCCACCCGCGAGGCCCCCGACCTGCGCCTCGGCGCGTCCCCCCGGGCGACCCTGCAGCTGCTGCGTACCGCCCGGGCGGTCGCCGCCCTGGAGGGCCGCGACTACGTCCTCCCCGACGACCTGCAGGCCCTGGCGGTGCCGGTGCTGGCCCACCGCATCATCCCGACGGCCGACGCGCAGCTCGCCCGGCGTACCACCGACGCGATCGTCTCGGAGCTGGTGCACCGGCTGCCGCTGCCGCACGACCGGCAGCGCAACCCGTACGACACCCGGCCCGCCACCGGCAACGGTCGCGCCCCCTACGAGCCGCGGAGGCCGTGA
- the leuS gene encoding leucine--tRNA ligase: MSEAAAPADDIPPFRYTAALADEIEVRWQDTWAREGTFHAPNPSGPLADPGHPRAGAEKLYVLDMFPYPSGAGLHVGHPLGYIGTDCYARYQRMAGRNVLHAMGFDAFGLPAEQYAVQTGTHPRTTTEQNIERYKVQLRRLGLAHDERRSVATIDTDFYRWTQWIFLQIFNSWYDRDAAKARPIAELIAEFEGGNRPTSDGRPWAELSVAERRQVVDDHRLAYVSEAPVNWCPGLGTVLANEEVTADGRSDRGNFPVFKRSLKQWKMRITAYGDRLLDDLDSLDWPEPIKLMQRNWIGRSTGAHIDFPTAQAPVRVFTTRPDTIFGATYMVLAPEHELVDALVPAVWPQGTRDAWTGGHANPRAAVEAYRKDAAAKTDVERQSDSKEKTGVFIGAYATNPVTGGQIPIFIADYVLAGYGTGAIMAVPAQDERDWAFAEVFELPIVRTVQPSEGFDGKAYTGDGPAINSAAPERGLDLNGLGVADAKAATIAWLEANGHGTGAVTYRLRDWLFSRQRYWGEPFPIVYDETGAAIALPEEMLPVELPEVEDFSPKTFDPDDAASNPETPLSRRRDWVEVELDLGDGPKRYTRETNVMPQWAGSCWYELRYLDPTNSERFVDVENERYWMGPRGEGDCGGTDLYVGGAEHAVLHLLYARFWHKVLFDLGHVSSFEPFRKLFNQGMIQAYAYTDSRGSYVQAEDVVERDGAYYLDDLVVNREYGKMGKSLKNVVTPDDMCAAYGADTFRVYEMSMGPLEVSRPWETRAVVGSYRFLQRVWRAIVDEQTGAVRVTDDPADEATRRLLHKVIDGVRGDMDGIRFNTAIAKLIQLTNGLTGLSATPREVAEPLVLMLAPFAPHVAEELWRKLGHDTSLTYADFPTADPALLVADTVTYPVQVNGKVRGRIEVPADSPEEAVRAAALEAVASSLAGKEPRKVIVVPGRMVSVVA, encoded by the coding sequence ATGAGTGAGGCAGCCGCACCGGCGGACGACATCCCCCCGTTCCGGTACACAGCGGCCCTGGCCGACGAGATCGAAGTCCGTTGGCAGGACACCTGGGCGCGCGAGGGCACCTTCCACGCGCCAAACCCGAGCGGCCCACTGGCCGACCCGGGTCACCCGCGAGCCGGCGCGGAGAAGCTGTACGTGCTGGACATGTTCCCGTACCCGTCGGGTGCCGGCCTGCACGTGGGCCACCCGCTGGGCTACATCGGCACCGACTGCTACGCCCGCTACCAGCGGATGGCCGGGCGCAACGTGCTGCACGCGATGGGCTTCGACGCGTTCGGCCTGCCCGCCGAGCAGTACGCGGTGCAGACCGGAACCCACCCGCGGACCACTACCGAGCAGAACATCGAGCGGTACAAGGTGCAGCTGCGTCGGCTGGGTCTGGCGCACGACGAGCGGCGTTCGGTGGCGACGATCGACACCGACTTCTACCGCTGGACGCAGTGGATCTTCCTGCAGATCTTCAACTCCTGGTACGACCGCGACGCCGCGAAGGCCCGGCCCATCGCCGAGCTGATCGCCGAGTTCGAAGGCGGCAACCGGCCCACCTCGGACGGCCGCCCCTGGGCGGAGCTGAGCGTCGCCGAGCGCCGCCAGGTCGTCGACGACCATCGGCTGGCGTACGTCTCGGAGGCGCCGGTGAACTGGTGCCCCGGGCTGGGCACCGTGCTGGCCAACGAGGAGGTCACCGCCGACGGCCGCTCCGACCGGGGCAACTTCCCGGTCTTCAAGCGCAGCCTGAAGCAGTGGAAGATGCGGATCACCGCGTACGGTGACCGGCTGCTGGACGACCTGGACAGCCTGGACTGGCCCGAGCCGATCAAGCTGATGCAGCGCAACTGGATCGGTCGCTCCACGGGCGCGCACATCGACTTCCCGACCGCGCAGGCGCCGGTGCGGGTGTTCACCACCCGACCGGACACCATCTTCGGTGCCACCTACATGGTGCTGGCGCCCGAGCACGAGCTGGTCGACGCGCTGGTGCCGGCCGTCTGGCCGCAGGGCACCAGGGACGCCTGGACCGGCGGGCACGCCAACCCCCGGGCCGCCGTCGAGGCGTACCGCAAGGACGCCGCCGCCAAGACCGACGTCGAGCGGCAGTCCGACTCCAAGGAGAAGACGGGCGTCTTCATCGGCGCGTACGCCACCAACCCGGTCACCGGCGGGCAGATCCCGATCTTCATCGCCGACTACGTGCTGGCGGGCTACGGCACCGGTGCGATCATGGCGGTGCCCGCGCAGGACGAGCGGGACTGGGCGTTCGCCGAGGTCTTCGAGCTGCCCATCGTCCGTACCGTGCAGCCGTCGGAGGGCTTCGACGGCAAGGCGTACACAGGTGACGGCCCGGCCATCAACAGCGCCGCGCCCGAGCGCGGCCTGGACCTGAACGGCCTGGGGGTCGCCGACGCCAAGGCGGCGACCATCGCCTGGCTGGAGGCCAACGGCCACGGTACGGGCGCGGTGACCTACCGGCTGCGGGACTGGCTGTTCTCCCGGCAGCGCTACTGGGGTGAGCCGTTCCCGATCGTCTACGACGAGACCGGCGCCGCGATCGCCCTGCCGGAGGAGATGCTGCCCGTCGAGCTGCCGGAGGTGGAGGACTTCTCCCCGAAGACGTTCGACCCGGACGACGCGGCCTCCAACCCGGAGACCCCGCTGTCGCGTCGCCGCGACTGGGTCGAGGTGGAGCTGGACCTGGGCGACGGCCCGAAGCGCTACACCCGCGAGACCAACGTGATGCCGCAGTGGGCCGGCTCCTGCTGGTACGAGCTGCGCTACCTGGACCCGACCAACTCCGAGCGTTTCGTCGACGTGGAGAACGAGCGGTACTGGATGGGCCCGCGCGGCGAGGGCGACTGCGGGGGCACCGACCTGTACGTCGGCGGCGCCGAGCACGCCGTGCTGCACCTGCTGTACGCGCGGTTCTGGCACAAGGTGCTGTTCGACCTGGGGCACGTGTCGTCGTTCGAGCCGTTCCGCAAGCTGTTCAACCAGGGCATGATCCAGGCGTACGCGTACACCGACTCGCGCGGCAGTTACGTGCAGGCCGAGGACGTCGTCGAGCGCGACGGCGCGTACTACCTGGACGACCTGGTGGTCAATCGCGAGTACGGCAAGATGGGCAAGTCCCTGAAGAACGTGGTGACCCCCGACGACATGTGCGCCGCGTACGGCGCCGACACCTTCCGGGTGTACGAGATGTCGATGGGCCCGCTGGAGGTGTCCCGCCCCTGGGAGACCCGGGCAGTGGTCGGCTCGTACCGGTTCCTGCAGCGCGTCTGGCGGGCGATCGTCGACGAGCAGACCGGCGCGGTGCGGGTCACCGACGACCCGGCCGACGAGGCGACCCGCCGACTGCTGCACAAGGTGATCGACGGGGTCCGTGGCGACATGGACGGCATCCGGTTCAACACGGCTATCGCGAAGCTGATCCAGCTGACCAACGGGCTGACCGGGCTGTCGGCGACGCCCCGTGAGGTGGCCGAGCCGCTGGTGCTGATGCTGGCGCCGTTCGCCCCGCACGTGGCCGAGGAACTGTGGCGCAAGCTGGGCCACGACACCTCGCTGACGTACGCGGACTTCCCGACCGCCGACCCGGCACTGCTGGTGGCCGACACCGTCACGTATCCGGTGCAGGTCAACGGCAAGGTCC